One genomic window of Spirochaetia bacterium 38H-sp includes the following:
- the deoC gene encoding deoxyribose-phosphate aldolase, whose translation MVDYDKPDKKELASYIDHTLLKPFATQKEIKKLCEEAVEYFFASVCVNPVWVPYCASFLKGSDVRVCTVIGFPLGANISDVKRRETEIAVSQGAREVDMVINIGALKQGDYNLVRDDIGAVVGSSGDALVKVIIETCFLTDEEKVTACILAEEAGADYVKTSTGFGTSGASKEDVALMRKTVGNRLGVKASGGIRSLEDALDMIRAGSSRLGTSSGVNIISSL comes from the coding sequence ATGGTAGATTACGATAAACCTGACAAAAAAGAGCTTGCTTCTTATATTGATCATACTTTATTAAAACCCTTTGCAACTCAAAAAGAAATAAAAAAGCTGTGCGAGGAGGCTGTAGAGTATTTTTTTGCCTCTGTGTGCGTAAATCCCGTGTGGGTACCTTACTGTGCATCTTTTCTTAAAGGAAGCGATGTAAGGGTCTGTACTGTTATAGGTTTTCCTCTGGGGGCAAATATAAGCGATGTTAAAAGAAGAGAAACAGAGATTGCTGTATCTCAAGGTGCCAGGGAGGTGGATATGGTTATAAACATTGGTGCCTTAAAGCAGGGGGATTATAATCTGGTACGAGACGATATTGGGGCTGTTGTTGGTTCTTCTGGAGATGCTCTTGTCAAGGTCATAATAGAGACATGCTTTCTTACAGATGAAGAGAAGGTTACTGCTTGCATTCTTGCAGAGGAAGCTGGTGCTGATTATGTAAAGACTTCTACGGGCTTTGGTACGTCGGGCGCTTCTAAAGAAGATGTTGCGCTCATGAGAAAAACTGTAGGCAACAGGCTTGGTGTTAAGGCTTCCGGTGGTATAAGGAGTCTTGAGGATGCCCTGGACATGATCAGGGCAGGTTCTAGCAGACTGGGGACATCTTCTGGTGTTAATATAATTTCTTCCTTATAA
- a CDS encoding BMP family ABC transporter substrate-binding protein, producing the protein MVSCSGKKQQEASNAPDFKVGLVTDVGGIDDRSFNQGTWEGIVRFGKELGLKEGVGYKYLQSSSEADYVPNLSTFADEGLDLIAAPGFLFTDAMTQVAQQNPDKHFLIIDTFVELPNVVSAVFAEHEGSFLVGVAAALKAKADGKDTVGFIGGMKFPLIEKFEAGYTAGVKAVYPECNILVDYAGDFAAPDKGQALAIKQYNAGAYVIFHAAGATGNGLIKEAKERSKKGDIVWAIGVDKDQYQDGIYDGDKSAILTSMVKRVDIAAYSVAKMAYEGKFPGGKVLVFSLKNKGVGIPENNPNLSTDIVNTIKDYAAKIASGEIVVPDKP; encoded by the coding sequence ATTGTTTCCTGTTCCGGTAAGAAGCAGCAGGAAGCTTCTAATGCTCCCGATTTTAAGGTTGGTCTTGTGACTGATGTTGGTGGTATAGATGATCGTTCTTTTAATCAGGGGACATGGGAAGGGATTGTGAGATTTGGCAAAGAGCTAGGGCTCAAGGAAGGTGTGGGTTATAAGTATCTCCAGTCTTCTTCTGAGGCCGATTATGTGCCCAATCTTTCTACTTTTGCTGATGAGGGATTGGATCTCATTGCTGCGCCTGGTTTCCTTTTTACTGATGCCATGACTCAGGTTGCTCAGCAGAATCCTGATAAGCATTTTCTTATAATAGATACTTTTGTAGAGCTTCCCAATGTGGTGTCCGCTGTTTTTGCCGAGCATGAGGGGTCTTTCCTTGTAGGTGTTGCAGCTGCTCTTAAGGCAAAGGCAGACGGTAAGGATACTGTTGGCTTTATTGGTGGTATGAAGTTTCCTCTTATAGAGAAGTTTGAAGCGGGTTATACTGCGGGTGTCAAGGCTGTGTATCCTGAGTGTAATATTCTTGTGGATTATGCGGGTGATTTTGCTGCTCCAGATAAGGGACAGGCTCTTGCTATCAAGCAGTATAATGCCGGTGCTTATGTTATTTTCCATGCTGCTGGTGCGACCGGTAACGGCCTTATCAAAGAAGCTAAGGAACGCTCAAAGAAGGGCGATATTGTATGGGCTATAGGTGTTGATAAGGACCAGTATCAGGATGGTATCTATGATGGGGATAAGTCCGCCATTCTTACTTCTATGGTAAAGCGTGTGGATATAGCAGCTTACAGTGTTGCCAAGATGGCTTACGAGGGTAAGTTCCCTGGTGGTAAGGTCCTTGTGTTCTCTCTCAAGAATAAGGGTGTGGGTATTCCTGAGAATAATCCTAATCTTTCTACTGATATTGTAAATACTATTAAGGATTATGCTGCAAAGATTGCTTCCGGTGAGATTGTTGTACCGGATAAGCCGTAA
- a CDS encoding HAD family phosphatase yields the protein MLKKTEKSPFKLEAAIFDMDGTLLNTEDIYYQADKNFLELFGIEYTSQTHEYMIGKGVKGFLDWTLEQKPDIPYSYQELAALKEKIFLDCAIDNAQVFDHMLPLLKAFAESGIPCAIASGSSLNVIEILTEKTGIRDYFSALVSSENVERPKPYPDVFLETAKRLGVSPSHCVVFEDSLPGVKAALDAGMMCIAIPTIKKEKYAPEFYDAHILFENGAEEFDYNIVLDWLGLSLCSAK from the coding sequence ATGCTTAAAAAAACAGAAAAATCTCCCTTTAAGTTGGAAGCAGCCATATTTGACATGGATGGCACTTTACTCAATACAGAAGATATATATTACCAAGCTGATAAAAATTTTCTGGAGTTGTTTGGCATAGAGTATACTTCTCAGACACACGAGTATATGATAGGCAAGGGGGTAAAGGGCTTTCTTGATTGGACTTTAGAGCAAAAGCCTGATATCCCGTATAGCTACCAGGAACTTGCAGCACTTAAAGAAAAGATATTTCTTGACTGTGCAATTGACAATGCGCAAGTCTTTGACCACATGCTTCCGCTTCTCAAAGCTTTTGCAGAATCCGGTATTCCCTGCGCAATAGCTTCCGGCTCATCTCTCAATGTGATAGAAATCCTTACGGAAAAAACAGGCATCAGAGACTATTTTTCTGCACTTGTGTCTTCCGAGAATGTGGAGCGTCCAAAGCCATATCCTGACGTCTTTCTTGAGACGGCAAAGCGGTTGGGAGTATCCCCGTCTCATTGTGTTGTCTTTGAGGACTCTCTTCCCGGTGTAAAAGCAGCGCTGGATGCTGGTATGATGTGCATTGCTATCCCCACTATAAAAAAAGAAAAATATGCTCCTGAGTTTTACGATGCCCATATACTCTTTGAAAATGGCGCAGAGGAGTTTGACTACAATATCGTTTTGGACTGGCTTGGACTCAGTCTCTGTTCTGCAAAATAA
- a CDS encoding metalloregulator ArsR/SmtB family transcription factor, translated as MKEKITQALYRKADIFKALAHPVRLFFIERLAAGPKCVCELANEAGISKSIASRYLSQLKSVGLLDRKKSGTEVEYSLIAPCVINLIACLDSSVVDNIKKNLR; from the coding sequence ATGAAAGAAAAAATAACACAAGCTCTATACAGAAAGGCGGATATTTTTAAAGCATTAGCACATCCTGTGCGTCTCTTTTTTATAGAAAGACTTGCAGCAGGTCCCAAATGTGTATGTGAGCTTGCAAATGAAGCAGGCATTTCCAAATCCATAGCATCAAGATATTTGTCTCAGTTAAAGTCCGTAGGACTTCTGGACAGAAAAAAAAGCGGGACAGAGGTGGAATACAGTCTGATAGCTCCCTGTGTGATAAATCTTATAGCCTGTCTAGATTCTTCTGTTGTTGATAATATAAAGAAGAATCTTAGATAG
- a CDS encoding RNA methyltransferase: MERTEILALTEYLKQYVTSERLARMEEILSLRTRYIVLGLENIYHPHNANAVLRTCDAMGVQDIHIIEDANRFSPSDGVALGTSKWLSLYRYKSAETAIAELRKSGYRIIATTPHHNPTPLEEVDIEAGPCVFFFGGEVSGLREVVLDNADEYLAIPMYGFVESLNISVSAGMVLQSVVSKLRKSSVDWRLSDYEREELLLDWLRKSIRNVDAIEKRFYGIS, translated from the coding sequence ATGGAAAGGACAGAAATACTTGCGCTGACAGAGTATCTTAAGCAATATGTTACGTCCGAGAGGCTGGCAAGGATGGAAGAAATCTTGTCTCTCAGGACACGCTATATTGTGCTTGGGCTGGAAAACATCTATCATCCTCATAATGCTAATGCTGTTCTCAGGACATGTGATGCAATGGGTGTGCAGGATATTCATATCATAGAGGATGCCAATAGATTTTCTCCTTCTGATGGGGTTGCCCTGGGTACTTCCAAATGGCTGAGCCTTTATCGCTACAAATCTGCAGAAACAGCTATTGCAGAGCTTAGGAAATCAGGATACAGGATTATTGCGACAACTCCCCACCATAATCCTACTCCGCTTGAAGAGGTGGATATTGAGGCTGGTCCCTGTGTATTTTTCTTTGGCGGGGAGGTTTCCGGTCTCAGAGAGGTTGTTCTGGATAATGCGGATGAGTATCTTGCTATTCCTATGTACGGCTTTGTCGAGAGTCTTAATATCTCCGTGTCTGCTGGTATGGTTCTGCAGTCTGTTGTTTCTAAGCTTAGAAAAAGCTCTGTGGACTGGAGACTTTCTGATTATGAGAGAGAGGAACTTCTCCTGGATTGGCTAAGGAAGAGTATCAGGAATGTTGATGCAATAGAAAAAAGGTTTTACGGTATTTCCTGA
- the trpS gene encoding tryptophan--tRNA ligase, with protein MEKKRILTGDRPTGKLHLGHYVGSISNRVKLQDKYECFFIIADLHMLTTKPGKEDIEAISDNARDMVLDYLACGIDPEKSVIYLQSAVPEIYELNLFFEMLVTVPRLQRLPSLKDMAKAAHLDEMPFGLLGYPVLQAGDILLPMAHLVPVGKDNLAHVELTREIARRFNNLYGEVFPIPEPLVGDVPTLVGIDGKAKMSKSLNNAIMLSDDAKTVEKKVYKMYTDPNRVSADVPGQVEGNPVFIYHDIFNSDKEEVEDLKMRYREGRVGDVEVKQKLAKALNNFLEPIRERREKYSSITGYVDEVLYQGTLRMREEARKTLVTVRKAMGLTGVWNRISRKAEKYRKNAEKEK; from the coding sequence ATGGAGAAAAAAAGAATTCTTACCGGAGACAGACCAACAGGAAAACTTCATCTGGGACATTATGTTGGTTCTATATCCAACCGTGTAAAATTGCAGGATAAATACGAATGCTTTTTTATAATAGCAGACCTGCATATGCTTACAACCAAGCCTGGTAAAGAAGATATAGAAGCGATTTCTGATAATGCAAGAGATATGGTACTGGACTATCTTGCCTGCGGCATAGACCCGGAAAAATCCGTAATATATCTTCAATCTGCAGTGCCCGAGATATATGAGCTTAATCTCTTTTTTGAAATGCTTGTGACTGTTCCACGGCTTCAGCGGCTTCCTTCTCTTAAAGATATGGCAAAAGCTGCACATCTTGATGAGATGCCTTTTGGTCTATTGGGATATCCTGTTCTTCAGGCAGGAGATATCCTTTTGCCAATGGCACACTTGGTTCCTGTGGGAAAGGACAATCTTGCACATGTGGAGCTTACAAGGGAGATAGCAAGACGATTTAACAATCTTTACGGAGAAGTCTTCCCCATACCAGAGCCTCTAGTAGGTGATGTTCCCACACTTGTGGGAATAGACGGTAAGGCTAAGATGTCCAAGTCTCTCAACAACGCAATAATGCTCTCCGACGATGCAAAAACAGTAGAGAAGAAGGTTTACAAGATGTATACGGATCCCAACCGAGTCAGTGCGGATGTTCCCGGGCAGGTTGAGGGAAACCCCGTATTTATATACCATGACATATTTAACAGTGACAAAGAAGAAGTAGAGGATCTCAAGATGCGTTACAGAGAGGGCAGAGTAGGCGATGTGGAAGTCAAGCAAAAATTGGCTAAAGCTCTCAACAATTTTCTTGAGCCCATAAGAGAAAGAAGAGAAAAATACAGCAGTATAACAGGTTATGTTGATGAGGTTCTCTATCAGGGTACCTTAAGAATGAGAGAAGAAGCCAGGAAGACCCTAGTGACAGTACGCAAAGCCATGGGGCTTACAGGAGTATGGAACAGAATCTCCCGTAAGGCGGAAAAATACAGAAAAAACGCAGAAAAAGAGAAGTAG
- a CDS encoding AI-2E family transporter yields the protein MERFTRLQTVLLSIMTLLALGAVLHFTQQVVLPLVIAILLTFIFVPFVDRMRRARIPVAIGIIVVMFILLMVIMVLAGLLSSSVYALAKEYPRYQTRFTELYSLLKERFKLDLWLFNDLSWLRTLGSYVVSLSGKLVSVITYTLLVVLFLLFLLMEQRHLPRKMIRALRRGMTARIARVMEHIAEQISRYLLIKFFISLTTGLVVWFVYSLIGLDFAFIWGLMAFLFNFIPNIGSTVVWAASSVFAVIQFYPSWHLPIAVSASMLVIQITIGNVIEPKLTGESLNLSPVIVLFSLLMWGWIWGIAGMFIAVPLTVIIKIICENIPALKAVSIFMGTAPPRPKR from the coding sequence ATGGAAAGATTTACAAGGCTTCAAACCGTTTTACTTTCTATCATGACTCTGCTTGCTTTGGGTGCTGTTTTGCACTTTACTCAGCAGGTAGTTTTGCCTCTTGTTATTGCTATTCTTCTTACTTTTATCTTTGTGCCCTTTGTCGACAGGATGAGAAGAGCAAGGATTCCTGTTGCTATTGGTATAATAGTGGTAATGTTTATACTGCTTATGGTGATAATGGTTCTGGCAGGGCTTCTTTCTTCCAGTGTATATGCTCTTGCAAAGGAATATCCCAGGTATCAGACCAGGTTTACAGAGCTGTACTCACTTCTTAAAGAACGCTTCAAGCTTGATTTGTGGCTGTTTAACGATCTTTCATGGCTTAGGACTCTTGGTTCTTATGTAGTAAGTTTGTCCGGTAAGCTGGTAAGTGTTATTACTTATACTCTGCTTGTAGTCCTATTTTTACTCTTCCTTCTTATGGAGCAGAGGCATCTTCCCAGAAAGATGATACGGGCTTTACGACGTGGTATGACTGCCAGGATTGCCCGTGTTATGGAGCATATTGCAGAGCAGATATCCAGATATCTTCTTATAAAGTTTTTTATAAGTCTGACAACGGGATTGGTAGTATGGTTTGTCTATTCTCTTATAGGTCTTGATTTTGCCTTTATTTGGGGGCTTATGGCTTTTCTTTTTAATTTTATCCCCAATATAGGGTCTACTGTTGTTTGGGCAGCTTCAAGTGTCTTTGCGGTTATTCAATTTTATCCCAGCTGGCATCTTCCTATTGCTGTTTCTGCCTCCATGCTTGTGATACAGATAACTATAGGCAATGTTATAGAACCCAAGCTGACAGGTGAGAGTCTCAACCTGAGTCCGGTTATAGTCCTGTTCTCTCTCCTTATGTGGGGTTGGATATGGGGTATTGCCGGGATGTTTATTGCTGTTCCTCTTACTGTGATTATAAAGATTATATGCGAGAATATTCCCGCTCTAAAAGCGGTGAGCATTTTTATGGGTACTGCTCCTCCAAGACCAAAGAGATAA
- a CDS encoding zinc metalloprotease HtpX — protein MNRDNILREKFILMGKTMFWLALLILLTYMAARTVLGGVGVLLVLSSFAIYALLRVESITNMLPFEAIRISRWDYPHTWDITGDIAQEAGLNKMPELYMMPSQMLNAMTLGTEENPRIVLTSALIANLNPRELAGVIAHEIAHIKNRDLRLFRFAFMLQEFTSFVAQLGWLIVLFTPFWLFSYNPLVMFFPLFLLSLPIISNLVSLALQRTREFGADLVAAELTHDPEGLASALYKISIPTRRLMSVLFPFGRTEEDKFSIFMSHPSTRERIKKLMELKQ, from the coding sequence ATGAATAGAGACAATATACTTAGAGAAAAATTTATTCTCATGGGGAAAACAATGTTCTGGCTTGCGTTGCTTATTCTTCTAACATACATGGCAGCCAGGACAGTACTCGGAGGAGTAGGAGTCCTGCTTGTTCTATCTAGTTTTGCAATCTATGCACTATTGAGAGTAGAAAGTATCACAAACATGCTTCCTTTTGAAGCCATACGCATATCACGCTGGGATTATCCCCATACATGGGATATTACAGGAGACATAGCACAGGAAGCAGGCCTCAATAAAATGCCGGAACTCTACATGATGCCCTCACAAATGCTCAACGCCATGACACTAGGAACAGAAGAAAATCCCAGGATAGTCCTGACAAGTGCACTTATTGCCAACCTAAATCCCAGAGAACTTGCAGGTGTGATTGCCCATGAGATAGCACATATAAAGAACAGAGACCTGCGATTATTCCGCTTTGCTTTTATGCTGCAGGAGTTTACATCCTTTGTTGCACAGCTTGGATGGCTGATAGTCCTCTTTACACCCTTCTGGCTATTTTCCTACAATCCTCTTGTCATGTTTTTCCCACTATTTCTGCTTAGTCTGCCTATAATAAGCAATCTCGTAAGCCTTGCACTCCAGAGAACAAGGGAGTTTGGCGCAGACCTTGTAGCAGCAGAACTTACCCATGACCCGGAAGGCCTTGCCAGTGCACTTTACAAGATAAGTATACCTACCAGAAGACTGATGTCTGTTTTATTCCCCTTTGGACGTACAGAAGAAGATAAGTTTTCTATCTTTATGAGCCATCCATCCACAAGAGAAAGAATAAAAAAGCTTATGGAACTCAAACAATAA
- the arsB gene encoding ACR3 family arsenite efflux transporter translates to MGDKKIGFFARYLSLWVLLCIALGVAIGTAFPSVPAALERMQYANVSIPVAVLIWLMIYPMMLKVDFKSIVNAGKKPKGLFLTLVINWLVKPFTMYLFAWFFLKVVFAAFIPGELSTEYIAGAVLLGAAPCTAMVFVWSYLSDGDPGYTVVQVAVNDLVILVAFAPIVAFLLGVSDVNVPMDTLLLSVVLFVLIPLAAGFISRNLIIRNKGKEWFDNVFCKKFDGITEVGLLLTLVIIFSFQGRTILSNPVSILLIAIPLIIQTFFIFFLGIVGAKLLNVPYNIAAPASMIGASNFFELAVAVAISLFGLSSGATLATVVGVLVEVPVMLSLVKIALSMRNSFYKENLKEAA, encoded by the coding sequence ATGGGCGACAAAAAGATTGGTTTTTTTGCAAGATATCTTTCTTTGTGGGTTTTACTTTGTATCGCACTGGGTGTTGCTATAGGCACTGCTTTTCCTTCTGTACCTGCGGCTCTTGAAAGAATGCAGTATGCCAATGTATCTATACCGGTGGCTGTTCTCATATGGCTTATGATATACCCCATGATGCTCAAAGTTGACTTTAAGAGCATAGTCAATGCAGGGAAAAAGCCCAAGGGGCTTTTTCTGACTCTGGTTATAAACTGGCTTGTAAAGCCTTTTACCATGTATCTTTTTGCATGGTTTTTCCTTAAGGTTGTCTTTGCAGCTTTTATACCTGGAGAGCTTTCTACGGAATATATAGCGGGAGCTGTACTTCTGGGAGCTGCACCCTGTACAGCTATGGTTTTTGTATGGAGTTATCTCTCTGATGGAGATCCCGGGTATACGGTTGTTCAGGTTGCTGTAAACGACCTTGTTATTCTTGTAGCATTTGCTCCCATTGTGGCTTTTTTGCTGGGGGTAAGTGATGTTAATGTCCCCATGGATACGCTTTTACTATCAGTTGTCCTTTTTGTGCTCATACCTCTTGCAGCAGGATTTATAAGCAGAAACCTTATAATCAGGAACAAGGGAAAAGAATGGTTTGACAATGTTTTTTGTAAGAAGTTTGACGGTATAACAGAGGTCGGGCTTTTGCTTACTTTGGTAATTATTTTTTCTTTTCAGGGTAGGACAATACTTTCCAATCCTGTTTCTATTCTTCTTATAGCCATACCTCTTATTATACAGACCTTCTTTATATTCTTTCTTGGAATAGTCGGAGCAAAACTCCTCAATGTCCCTTATAATATTGCAGCTCCCGCCTCTATGATAGGAGCTTCCAACTTCTTTGAGCTGGCTGTTGCAGTGGCAATTAGCCTGTTTGGACTTTCTTCTGGTGCTACTCTTGCAACTGTTGTAGGGGTTCTTGTTGAGGTACCAGTGATGCTCAGTCTAGTAAAGATAGCACTTTCCATGAGAAACTCTTTTTATAAAGAAAACTTAAAAGAAGCGGCGTAA
- a CDS encoding cupin domain-containing protein, producing MEIKKLVLKDSEIEERGIRSWPVWSCGVERFPWKYDSEEHCLILEGHVVVETDDGSVELKAGDYVIFPEGLVCTWDVKKPVKKHYSFF from the coding sequence ATGGAGATAAAAAAGCTTGTCTTGAAAGATAGCGAGATAGAGGAAAGGGGTATAAGAAGCTGGCCTGTATGGAGTTGCGGTGTGGAGAGATTTCCCTGGAAATATGATTCGGAAGAGCACTGTCTTATTTTGGAGGGGCATGTGGTTGTAGAGACCGATGATGGAAGTGTTGAGTTAAAGGCGGGGGATTATGTCATTTTTCCTGAGGGGCTTGTGTGTACCTGGGATGTTAAGAAGCCAGTAAAAAAACATTACAGCTTTTTTTGA
- a CDS encoding DUF1820 family protein: protein MSVYRIHVNWKDKELVVEAKSLDMTHPYFVSIKDIILPQKSSLIINPQDDDVRKLVGNANHIMIPFQKVALIEELSEEEHASASRVRSFKVEEGGAKDTPPGD, encoded by the coding sequence GTGTCTGTATACAGGATTCATGTTAATTGGAAGGATAAAGAGCTGGTTGTGGAGGCTAAGAGCCTGGACATGACTCACCCGTATTTTGTATCAATTAAGGACATTATTCTTCCTCAAAAGAGCAGTCTTATTATAAATCCGCAAGATGATGACGTGAGAAAGCTGGTTGGAAATGCTAACCATATCATGATTCCCTTTCAAAAAGTGGCGCTCATAGAAGAACTGTCAGAAGAGGAACATGCTTCTGCATCCCGTGTGAGGTCCTTTAAGGTAGAAGAGGGGGGAGCAAAGGATACTCCCCCTGGAGACTGA
- a CDS encoding putative zinc-binding protein codes for MSCCCGTEKKLRLVYSCSGAANTGFLADRVYRKLMQEEGIDGTCLAAMGANFSGFVISAQEACDNIVIDGCPVACGKKIFDDKGLSYTHFVMTDFSVEKGKTEITDDIVERISKEIANKIREKVDG; via the coding sequence ATGTCCTGTTGTTGTGGTACAGAAAAAAAACTCAGATTGGTATACTCATGCTCCGGTGCTGCCAACACAGGATTTCTTGCGGACAGAGTGTACAGAAAGCTTATGCAGGAAGAAGGCATTGACGGCACCTGTCTTGCTGCCATGGGTGCCAATTTCTCAGGCTTTGTAATCTCCGCACAGGAAGCATGTGATAACATCGTAATAGATGGATGCCCTGTTGCCTGCGGCAAAAAAATCTTTGACGATAAGGGACTTTCTTATACTCATTTTGTTATGACAGACTTTAGCGTCGAGAAAGGAAAAACAGAGATAACAGATGATATAGTAGAAAGGATTAGCAAAGAAATTGCAAATAAAATCAGGGAGAAGGTTGATGGCTGA
- a CDS encoding thioredoxin family protein — translation MKIQILGSGCPKCQTLERLAREAISEAGINAEIEKITDIDQIMSMGVMMTPALAIDGKVKSVGKILPKEQIIEKIKEEL, via the coding sequence ATGAAAATACAAATCCTTGGTTCTGGTTGCCCTAAGTGCCAGACACTTGAGAGATTAGCAAGGGAAGCTATATCCGAGGCAGGTATAAATGCTGAGATAGAGAAGATAACGGATATAGACCAAATTATGAGTATGGGAGTTATGATGACACCTGCGCTTGCAATAGATGGTAAGGTAAAATCCGTAGGAAAGATTCTTCCCAAAGAACAAATTATAGAAAAAATCAAGGAGGAACTGTAA
- a CDS encoding glutamine--tRNA ligase/YqeY domain fusion protein — translation MSTNVYPDNFIDDAIRSDIEKGRFTSVHTRFPPEPNGYLHIGHAKSIVLNFSIAKKYNGKCNLRFDDTNPEKETDEFVNSIIEDVRWLGFDWEDRLFFASDYYERMYELAVRLIKAGKAYVDHSSAEEISRMRGVPTEPGIESPYRNRSIKENLELFEKMRKGEFAEGECVLRAKIDMSSPNMHLRDPIMYRIRKVSHFRQGDKWCIYPTYDWAHGLEDSFEGISHSICTMEFEVHRPLYDWFLNQFEDLHHPRQIEFARLNLSHTVMSKRLLTQLVTEGHVDGWDDPRLPTIAGLRRRGFTPSSIRNFCHRIGVSKVDSTVDMAFLEAVIREELNKTAERRMAVLNPVKLVITNYPEDKVEMLISENNPEDDSAGTREIPFCRELYIEADDFMEDPPKKFFRLAPGREVRLKHAYIVKCQEVIKDAQGNITELRCTYDPETKSGGPEANRKVKATLHWVSARHAVNAEVRLYERLFTRENPLDTEEDKTFLDYINPNSLTICTDAKLEPALKDAQPGKNYQFLRKGYFCLDSKYSTPQKPVFNRTVTLKDEWEKLKKKMSQ, via the coding sequence ATGAGTACTAATGTTTATCCTGATAATTTTATAGATGATGCGATCAGATCGGACATTGAGAAGGGTCGTTTTACTTCTGTGCATACGCGTTTCCCACCAGAGCCCAACGGGTATCTTCATATAGGTCATGCCAAATCTATAGTGCTTAATTTTTCTATAGCAAAGAAATATAATGGTAAATGCAATTTGCGTTTTGACGATACCAATCCAGAGAAGGAGACCGATGAGTTTGTTAACTCCATAATAGAGGATGTTAGGTGGCTGGGCTTTGACTGGGAGGACCGGTTGTTCTTTGCATCCGATTACTATGAGAGGATGTACGAGCTTGCCGTGCGGCTGATTAAGGCGGGGAAGGCATATGTAGATCATAGCTCTGCCGAGGAAATTAGTAGAATGCGTGGTGTGCCTACGGAGCCTGGTATAGAGAGTCCATACAGAAATCGCAGCATAAAAGAAAATCTGGAACTTTTTGAGAAGATGAGGAAGGGTGAGTTTGCAGAGGGAGAGTGTGTACTGAGGGCTAAGATTGATATGAGTTCTCCCAATATGCATCTGCGTGATCCTATTATGTACAGGATAAGAAAGGTTTCCCACTTTAGGCAGGGTGATAAGTGGTGTATTTATCCTACTTATGATTGGGCTCATGGACTTGAGGATTCTTTTGAGGGGATAAGTCACTCAATTTGTACTATGGAGTTTGAGGTGCATAGGCCTCTTTATGACTGGTTTCTCAATCAGTTTGAGGACTTACACCATCCGCGACAGATTGAGTTTGCTAGGCTCAACCTTAGCCATACTGTTATGAGCAAGCGTCTTCTTACTCAGCTGGTTACAGAGGGACATGTGGATGGATGGGACGATCCTAGGCTGCCTACTATAGCAGGTCTAAGACGCAGGGGGTTTACCCCATCCAGCATACGCAATTTTTGCCACAGAATAGGTGTCTCCAAGGTTGACAGTACTGTGGATATGGCTTTTCTTGAGGCTGTGATAAGAGAAGAGCTCAACAAAACAGCAGAACGGAGGATGGCTGTTCTCAATCCTGTAAAACTGGTTATTACCAACTATCCAGAGGATAAGGTAGAGATGCTCATCTCTGAGAACAATCCTGAGGATGATAGCGCAGGCACAAGGGAGATTCCGTTCTGTCGTGAGCTTTACATAGAAGCGGACGATTTTATGGAAGACCCGCCCAAGAAGTTCTTCCGACTTGCACCGGGACGTGAGGTAAGGCTTAAACATGCATACATAGTAAAATGTCAAGAAGTCATAAAGGATGCTCAAGGGAATATAACGGAGCTCAGATGCACTTACGATCCAGAAACAAAAAGCGGCGGGCCTGAGGCAAACCGAAAGGTAAAAGCAACTCTACACTGGGTTTCCGCTCGCCATGCCGTAAACGCAGAAGTAAGGCTGTATGAGAGACTCTTTACACGCGAAAACCCACTGGATACAGAAGAAGACAAAACATTCCTAGACTATATAAACCCCAACTCTCTTACAATATGCACGGATGCCAAGCTGGAACCGGCACTTAAAGACGCGCAACCAGGCAAAAACTACCAATTTCTGCGCAAAGGATACTTCTGCCTTGACAGCAAGTATTCTACACCACAAAAACCAGTCTTTAACCGTACGGTAACACTCAAAGACGAATGGGAAAAACTCAAAAAGAAAATGTCACAATAA